The Pseudomonadota bacterium DNA segment CCGCTATATCGAGGCAATTGAAGAGGTCACTGCCGAACAGGTCATGGCGGTTGCCCGAAAGTATATCCTGCCCGACCATTATGTGATGGTAACGGTGGGAGCCGAACCGCCGCCCCCCGTCGATAAACCGGAAAAGGAACAGACCCCGGCCGTTACCCCGGAAATTCCTTCCCCGGCCACCCCTACGCCTAACTTGGCCCCGCCCGATATTTCAGTAAGCGTTCCACCTGATCTTCCGCCGGAAGAAGAGGGTGAACAGGAAAAACAAACGGAGAACTGACCGATGCAGAATTATATGATCGCCCCATCGATACTTTCAGCCGATTTCGCCCGCCTCGGTGAAGATATCAACAACGTCGTTGCCGCCGGCGCCGATGTGATCCACATCGATGTGATGGACGGCCATTTCGTCCCCAATATCACGATCGGCCCGCTGGTGGTCAAAGCCGTCCGCCGGATCACCGACCGTCCCCTGGATGTCCATCTGATGATCGAGAACGCCGATGCCTATCTGGACGAATTCGCTCACGCCGGAGCAGATTGGATCACCGTCCATCCGGAGACCGGCTACCATCTGCACCGGACCGTCTCCCGGATCAAGGAACTCGGCAAAAAGGCCGGCGTGGTCTTGAATCCCGCCACTCCGCTGGAAAGCCTTGAATGGATTCTCGACGATCTGGACCTGGTGATGCTGATGAGCGTCAATCCCGGCTTCGGCGGCCAGTCTTTTATCGATTCAGCCCTGGAAAAAACCCGCCGCCTGAAACAGATGATCGATGCCCGCAGCCTGCAAACCGGGATTGAAATCGACGGCGGGGTCACCCCGGCCAACATCGGCTCGCTCGTTGAAGCGGGTGCCAATATCTTTGTGGCCGGTTCGGCAATTTTCGGCAAGCCGGATTACCGGAAAGAGATCACCGAGATGAAAAAAACGT contains these protein-coding regions:
- a CDS encoding ribulose-phosphate 3-epimerase, yielding MQNYMIAPSILSADFARLGEDINNVVAAGADVIHIDVMDGHFVPNITIGPLVVKAVRRITDRPLDVHLMIENADAYLDEFAHAGADWITVHPETGYHLHRTVSRIKELGKKAGVVLNPATPLESLEWILDDLDLVMLMSVNPGFGGQSFIDSALEKTRRLKQMIDARSLQTGIEIDGGVTPANIGSLVEAGANIFVAGSAIFGKPDYRKEITEMKKTFPQ